Proteins from a genomic interval of Salmo salar chromosome ssa14, Ssal_v3.1, whole genome shotgun sequence:
- the LOC106570151 gene encoding zona pellucida sperm-binding protein 4, whose product MAWQRGALLFFPAWLCFALTAAGWERVSEEATFFHHNLNSEENYTKDKAIVQLGDPANVSLNADRGFQVQFEEVSDANKWVSVTEAAPASLAVLCGEDEFKVTLPAGPMSEVKILGPNSMLSVLEAPESCGYSLNRGQYQNALTVRFSGCLIRRQAGRYTLMVLFVNEAGIMDVSTVSCAASPKSSLSSTVHLPLSNGLRNAHGGPPSKCFKPNPRNLSPQNPTKSPGCSIPQNQHLACGSTGISSSQCLVMGCCVDSATSACFYPMDECTADRQFIFAVYHNITTFPVSPTKLVAAGKSRCGPVIVNDKFVVFKFSVTECGTRSYEIGETVIYTAEVQTAVRTLNLKFGIISRDNALRVMVECRYPKALGTLPTVASVGYMVKSPSVTFPSKVTSKGLFGVELRIAEDKTYTKYLKRHHQPLRLFLGQLVYLEVRLTSPNPEATLLVNYCLAYPRSAKNVLVLLHEGCANPQDPNVSILKFSNLPQNRHQRRFMVQAFQFMDQQTNKYLDEEIYFMCSTEVCMPTEKTCEERCFDGIRRSTTCALDKITEKSAALNERSD is encoded by the exons ATGGCTTGGCAAAGGGGCGCACTGCTTTTTTTCCCGGCTTGGCTTTGCTTTGCATTGACTGCAGCGGGATGGGAGCGCGTTTCCGAAGAGGCAACTTTTTTCCACCATAACCTTAACTCAGAGGAGAATTATACCAAAGACAAGGCTATAGTTCAACTTGGAGACCCCGCCAATGTCAGTCTTAACGCCGACCGTGGATTCCAGGTGCAATTCGAGGAGGTGTCAGATGCAAACAAGTGGGTATCCGTTACCGAAGCTGCCCCAGCCAGTTTAGCGGTTCTGTGCGGTGAGGATGAGTTTAAAGTAACACTTCCAGCTGGTCCAATGAGTGAAGTCAAGATTTTGG GACCCAACAGTATGCTCTCTGTTCTTGAAGCCCCAGAATCCTGTGGATACTCCTTAAATCGAGGACAATATCAGAACGCCTTAACTGTCCGCTTTTCAGGCTGCCTCATTAGGCGTCAG GCTGGGCGGTACACCTTGATGGTGTTGTTTGTCAATGAAGCTGGCATAATGGATGTTTCTACAGTGTCCTGTGCGGCTAGCCCCAAATCCTCTTTGTCCTCGACCGTACACCTGCCCCTCTCTAATGGTCTTCGCAATGCCCATGGTGGGCCTCCTTCAAAGTGTTTTAAACCCAACCCTCGCAATCTCAGCCCTCAAAATCCCACCAAGTCTCCTG GCTGCAGTATTCCCCAGAACCAGCACTTGGCTTGTGGTTCCACTGGAATCTCATCCTCCCAGTGTTTGGTGATGGGTTGCTGTGTGGATTCGGCAACTTCCGCCTGCTTCTACCCAATGGATG AGTGCactgcagacagacagtttaTCTTTGCCGTTTACCATAACATCACCACTTTCCCGGTGTCTCCCACCAAACTTGTGGCTGCTGGGAAGTCTCGCTGTGGCCCAGTCATTGTCAATGACAAGTTTGTGGTCTTCAAGTTCTCAGTCACTGAATGTGGAACTCGCTCATAT GAAATTGGTGAGACCGTGATCTACACAGCAGAGGTACAGACGGCCGTCCGAACCCTAAACCTGAAGTTTGGCATAATATCCAGAGACAACGCCCTCAG AGTCATGGTTGAGTGCCGCTACCCTAAAGCTCTGGGTACCCTGCCAACAGTGGCGAGTGTTGGCTACATGGTGAAAAGCCCCAGTGTAACGTTCCCTTCAAAGGTGACATCCAAGGGACTGTTTGGTGTTGAACTCAGGATTGCTGAAG ACAAAACCTATACCAAGTACCTCAAGCGGCACCATCAGCCCCTGCGTCTCTTCCTGGGCCAACTTGTATATCTAGAAGTTCGTCTGACTTCTCCAAATCCAGAGGCGACACTTTTGGTCAACTACTGTCTGGCTTACCCCCGCTCTGCCAAGAACGTTCTGGTGCTTCTTCACGAAGG ATGTGCGAACCCTCAGGACCCCAATGTCTCCATCCTTAAATTCAGCAACCTGCCACAGAACCGCCACCAGCGTCGCTTCATGGTCCAAGCATTCCAGTTCATGGATCAACAGACCAACAAGTATCTGGATGAGGAG ATCTACTTCATGTGCTCTACTGAAGTGTGTATGCCCACAGAAAAAACTTGTGAAGAGCGCTGCTTTGATGGAATTAGGAG ATCTACTACATGTGCTCTAGATAAAATAACTGAGAAGAGTGCTGCTTTAAATGAAAG GTCTGACTAA